CCTTTTCCCTTCCCTTGCAgttttcttggtttcctcttCACTTATTTCCAAGCAATATCAAAGAGAAGTGGATAAAAAAGGAATCTCTTCTCTTTGGTGTTTTTGACGTGGTAGCTTTAGGAGTTTTTTAACCTGTATCTAAGTATCTTCCTTCCCTTCCCTGCTCGCGCTATTGTTTTTCTTCTTAGCTGTCGATATTTATGTCCTTTCGAGCTGCTTCTCATTTCCCACTGCCAAAGACGGTGGGGGAGGATAGCATACAtttgtaaatttaatttattatcagATTCATCATGAATATATTTTAGCGCAGTTGCTTCTCATCATGAAGCTAATGTATCATGTATGTTTCAtactagatttttttttttttttttttgatgtgTGTATGATTTGTTAACTTAAACCTAATTTTATGATAAATATATTAAACTGATACAATTAATTAAATTGCTAATGTAGTTGACATATATTATTCCCAATAGAACCATTCGAGTCctgaaaattaaaaaacaagaaaagggaAGAATTCGGTAGTGTTTGGTACGAGGAAacgttttgtttttattttttgaaaactggttttgttttcaaattttcatattttaaaatgttTGTTTTGATcattgttttttaaaaaatgaaaacattgaaaacatgtttggtttgattgtttttaatatattgaaatctttaaaataatattatatgaatAAATAGTCATAcataaatttattctttttaaaatatcataatCATACATAAattcatttcattcttcttaaTTGTTTTTCAACAATTGTAACcagtttattatttatttcttccCAAACTGCTGTGTTATTGTCCTTTTTTCACTCTTCACCCCCTCTTACTGCCCATTCTTCGCTCACTTATTCAGTATGTCCATAAAAgtctttctatttttattagaccatttttttattatctttagtTTTAAATTCCCCATTATCTTATACTAATAAATACTAACTACTATTAAATGAGTCAGAAACTAATAAATATCAACTACTATTAAATATGAGTTAAAAAGACATATCAACAATATTACATGTAattaatatcaataatattacATGTAATTATTAGCAATAAGAGTGAAAGTAAAACAAAACTTagtctttcaaaaaaaaaaagcagcgCAAAgctaaaagagaaaaaaaaatttgggaGAAACCAAAATACTCAAAATCAGAAACgcatagaaaaaaaaatttacccTAAACATAGTGACAGGAAGCAGCATAGCAATTAGCAGGAGGCAGTACAAGGAGAACAACTACTAATTGAAAAGGAGTTCAgaggataaaaagaataaaagtggcacaaagaaacaaataaagagagataaatttagagaaaatacgtttttttttttttaatctttggCTGTGATGAGAATGGAAGAAAGACACTCTATAATTACATAAATACCACcatattttcaaataaaaattgtGAAAATAGAGAATCAGCAGTCAAATTTTTGTATTCATATCTCATGGTTGATCATACATGTATCAAGTAGTATCAAATTCGAAATCATCTTTCCGTAAAAGTGAAAATACAAATGGTTGAGTTGTTTTATCACGTACAAGATAAAAATTGCatgtcattttttatttttgatattagactaataattatattttttttaaattgtagaCTGTTATGATATTTCTTTAAAATATAAGACGATACAAAGTAGAAATCAAATCGTTCcatatctaaaaaatatagaaattgaacctttttatttttgtactCGATTTcttcaatttatatttaaaaataaaaaaaattaaaatatccgATTTGTGTATATCTCatattttgttatatataattttaaaaagaagaagtagagagttaatgaaatatttgtacaatgctgaaaactcaggtgcagtcgatttcacgtaaagttgatagttgaaagctattagatgatttgactgatttgactaaattttcatctaacgactctcagCTATCAACTCCATGTGAAATTGACTGTACCTGAGTTTCCACCTTATACAATATGTATAATAGAGGTTTagaaagtattagagatataattattagtgttactTTTTTTATCAGTATAAGCTTTTGGAATGAGTGGTATTATAATATGGTATTAGAAATCTAGATCCAAAAGGTTAAGAGTTCGATAATACCAAAATCAACttaagttttttattattatcccTAATACTCGAATGATTATTCTGAATATTATGaatgatatttattttataacttATATAACCCATTTTACACGTTGTATAAATATTCTATTAACTCTTTAATagaattttcttaaaaaatacaaaaaaattataatattaaaatataacattCATCCTACTTGtatgaaagaaagaaattagGCGGAAAGAAAACACAAGCAAAAAACAGTTTTGACTAGAGGAGCGTTGACCTTGACCACCGAGTCCCATTCATTTGAGTGTgtagaaaaaataagaaacgCATTGCCATTGGTCCCATACTGCATGCTTCTGTAACCATATGAAACAACAAATCACCCAAAACGTTGTCGTTTAGCTTCGGCAGGCAGCGCCTTCAATTTCATCATTCTGCGCAAAAATGGTCGGTTCCTTCCGAGTCTGTTGCTGCCACTTGCTACCTTTCTTTGCTCCGATCACCTTCAAACGTAACCTCAACTTAATACTCTCCATTTTCGCTCTCACTTCATTATAAAATGGAGTACGATACTCAAAACTCGTATTTACTATTATTGGAAATGGAAACCCTTCCTACAACTTCTGGACTCGTATTTACTTCTAAAAATAACTGCCTTCTTAATCCCTAAGTTATTGGCATTAGCATTTTACTTCTAATATGTAATTTTACTCATTTATATCAGGTTTCTGAGCATTGGTGAGTGTAGCCATGTCAGGTGCTAAGGTTGGAGATTTGATTGATTTTAAGTGGGGAAATCAGACGGGACATGgtcagaaaaataaagattttagGTTCTATGATTCCTTTGTTTATGAGGGAGTTGAATATTTTCTCTATGACTGTGCCTACTTTTACCTTGATCAGCATTTTGAAACTTCTGTTGGTAAGCTTGTGAAGATGTATGAGAGACCAACACATGAGAAGGTGCTCAAAGTTGTCTGGTTTTTTCGTCCCTCCGAGGTTCGCAACTTCTTGGGGGATTATCAGCCTCGTTGGAATGAGTTGTTCTTGGCATCTGGTGCAGGCAAAGGTCTTTCCAATGTCACTCCTCTGGTAACTTTGTACTATTATTTCATTATCTCAAATTCTGAATTCCCTATATTGTCTATAGTATAGTATTATCAACAGAAATGAGTGAAAGAAGTTGCATTTGCTTGCAGTTATGTTGATAAGAGATTAGGCTCTATTTATATGATTTGTCATGTAAACggtctgtagacatgatacatgacagagcacaatggcgtcgtttgattcatgtagccgaccccacttagtgggacaaggctttgttgttgttgttgctctGAAAACTTTTTAACCCATGCACTATGTAATATTACTTGATGAAGTTGGGGAAATAATCTCTGTCATTCTTATGGTAAAGTGTGCTACTTTTATACCTCTCATTTCCAAATTTGTTTTCAGGAATCAATTATTAGAAAATGCAATGTGGTTTGCACATCAAGGGACAAGAGAAATACTGAACCATCTGAAATAGAGTTGAAGACAGctgatttctttttcaattgtGCTTTTGATGTTGGAAGGCGTGCAATACTTGATAACTTTCCAGATTTTATAGATGGAATTGAAGGTTAGTTATTTACATTTGGTATTTTTATGTGCAAAAATCATATGTAGAAACTACAAACTGTTTGGCTTATTAATGTGGaacaattattaaatttattcaGTACACAGGCTGTAGTTGCATAAAATTAACATTCCTATTTACATTAATTCATTGTGTTACTGTCATGCAGTTAGAAGTTTCTTTAACGGAAAATGGGAGAGTAATCC
The Arachis stenosperma cultivar V10309 chromosome 7, arast.V10309.gnm1.PFL2, whole genome shotgun sequence genome window above contains:
- the LOC130940130 gene encoding protein ANTI-SILENCING 1, producing the protein MSGAKVGDLIDFKWGNQTGHGQKNKDFRFYDSFVYEGVEYFLYDCAYFYLDQHFETSVGKLVKMYERPTHEKVLKVVWFFRPSEVRNFLGDYQPRWNELFLASGAGKGLSNVTPLESIIRKCNVVCTSRDKRNTEPSEIELKTADFFFNCAFDVGRRAILDNFPDFIDGIEVHRL